The Trichocoleus sp. FACHB-46 region TGCAACCGGGTAGGAAACTCAGTGGTCAGTGTAGAGCACGGCACATTGCCGATACACCCCTGGCAGCGATTGCCATAGCGCAGTCGCTCCTCGTCCAGAACGATCACCAATGGAACAACCCACAATCTCACGAGTGTCGGTATCGAGAGCCAGCCAAACCCATTGCTCATTGCCTTGATCATCGACGAAAGACCACAGCCCATCCATCTGTACTTGCAATGATTGCTTCGCTTTGACGCGCACCTGCACCTGTTGTGGCAGCGTTGAGTAGTAAGAAGTTGACATAGTGCTGGAGCCAGTCCTGCGATACCTACATGACTCGGACGATGCCTGACAGAGGCAGCTTCTCTAGCAACAGACGCTCGATGAGGACTTTACTATCCGAAGGAATGACTCGCCACTGCGGGTCTTCGACGAACTGACGACCACAATCGCGGCACTTGTAGTTCTGCTTCGCTCGTCGGGTTAGACCCTTTTCGACGATATCGTCAGAACCACAGGTTGGGCATCACAAGTAGGCTTCCTGTTCCCCCTAGTCAAAGATTCAGTTATCATGCCTAAGTCTCCAGAAAACCGCCTTGTGCTAAAGCTCCAATACTATTTTGGACGGCGCTGAGCAGGCGATCGCTGTCGGCATCGGTGTGGGCGGTTGAGAGAATGCCACTGCCATCAGGAAATAAAAGGATACCTTGGTCTTGCAGGTGATAAGACAGGAGGAGCATGGTGATCGAGGCTGCGGATTGCTCAGGCGTTTCGGTAGCCGCATCACCACTGACGGGGCCAAAGAGAGAACCAAAGTTCACCATTTGGATGGGAATACCCACCTGAGTAAAGTATTGGTTGAGGCGATCGCTTAATGCTTGGGTGCGTTGATTGAGCTGCTGTTGTAGCGCGGCTCCTTCAGCTTGAAGATGTTGCAAGATCGCTTTGGCTGCGGTCATGACTAAAGGATGTTTGCAGTAGGTACCCGCAAAGAAGGTTGTTTCCACTTGAGGAGCAGAGTCATCTCCATACTGCCATTGCCCCCCGTCGATTTTGTCGAGGTATTCAGCGCTTCCGGCGATCACACCAATCGGCATGCCTCCACCAATGATTTTGCCATAGATGGCAATGTCAGCCCGAACCCCAAACCAAGCTTGCGCTCCACCAGGATGAATGCGGAACCCAGTCAACATTTCGTCGAATATTAGAGCAATTCCCTGATCCTGAGTCAGTTGACGGAGCTGTTGCAGAAAGGCTTGAGGCTGGAGATTTAAACGCCGTCTCTGCACAGGTTCTACTAAAACAGCTGCCAGTTGAGCGGCATGAGTTTTAATGATTTCTAACGATCGCGGATCATCATATTGCAACACCAAGACATCTTGAGCGATCGCAGCAGGAACTCCGGGAAAGCGAGGGATTGCTTGACCTGCCGCTGTTTGATCGGGATCTGCTTTGATTAAGGTGCCATCAAAATGCCCGTGGTAAGACCCGGCAAATAGAGCGATTTTCTGGCGTTTGGTGGTAGCCCGTGCCAATCGGATGGCAGTCATCACCGCTTCGGTGCCTGTATTGCTAAAGGCGACGCGCTCCATCCCAGTGAGATCGCTAATTAAGGCGGCAACTTCTCCGGCCAAGTCAGACTGAAGACCCAAGGCCATTCCTTGCTGCAAACGTTCGATCAGGGCTTGCTGTACCACTGGGGGATTGTGCCCCAAGAGATGCACACCGAACCCCATGAGGAAATCGACATATTCATTACCATCGGCATCCCAAGCTCTGGAGCCAGCTGCGCGATCGCCCACAATGGGATACACCATTTCTTTTAGCAGTGGATCAAAATCAGCTGCCACCC contains the following coding sequences:
- a CDS encoding aspartate aminotransferase family protein, coding for MQTPLAKPIADFSSVLAARAASAGLNSRQQAYLEQFITQYDQRHRTSKQLAQTYRPVLADARVAADFDPLLKEMVYPIVGDRAAGSRAWDADGNEYVDFLMGFGVHLLGHNPPVVQQALIERLQQGMALGLQSDLAGEVAALISDLTGMERVAFSNTGTEAVMTAIRLARATTKRQKIALFAGSYHGHFDGTLIKADPDQTAAGQAIPRFPGVPAAIAQDVLVLQYDDPRSLEIIKTHAAQLAAVLVEPVQRRRLNLQPQAFLQQLRQLTQDQGIALIFDEMLTGFRIHPGGAQAWFGVRADIAIYGKIIGGGMPIGVIAGSAEYLDKIDGGQWQYGDDSAPQVETTFFAGTYCKHPLVMTAAKAILQHLQAEGAALQQQLNQRTQALSDRLNQYFTQVGIPIQMVNFGSLFGPVSGDAATETPEQSAASITMLLLSYHLQDQGILLFPDGSGILSTAHTDADSDRLLSAVQNSIGALAQGGFLET